GGACTTGGGAGTGCCATCCAGGCGAGCTACCTGCATATTCTGCGACAATTCGGTGATGGGCGATAGAACGCTGGCGCTGGCGGGAACATGCCGCTTCAGCAGCCATTGCAACGGAGTCTCCTGCACGGCTGATTTGCGCCTCTTGGCCTGGTATTCCATATCGGCATCATGGGGATCCAAATTCTCCTGACCACACGCTCCACTTTCATCATCTTCTTCCTCCACATCGAGCATCAGCCGCTTGCTCGCCATCTGCACGTTAAAAACACAAAGATTTTCTATCAGCTGTAAGCTGCCAAAATCAGCTGGATTTTCGCAATTGTTCCTTACCCTGATCTATTTGCGATAAACGTAACAATTGGGAAGTTTCGATTTTGGGTTCCAGCGTGCGTAGTGATTTCGATTGCCAAATCCTTGGCGATTTTCTTGATCTGCCCACTTGTTTGTTTCGCTTTTGGCGGTCAACTTTATTGGCGCCTTCATCAATTCCCCATTCTACCGCCACAAGTTCACCACCTGCTAACTCACCACTGCGCCGTATTTAAATAGGACGCGCTAGTTTGGATTAAAATTGcttgtatatttttttggtGTTATTTTCATGGCTGGTTCAACTTTATTTGTCAAAGAgcaatgaaatttaattttaaatgcgCAGCCATCTTATTGATTGCGTGTCAATATATCTTAAAAGCATCAATAAATTTGTATCTAAACtatttaaaagaaaaagataCATAGAATAATTAGTATGCTGGTGAGAATTATTTCGTTAATTAGcgtaacaaaataaaaacatttcacCATTATTATTGTGAAGCATGTCATTTTTTCCATTGGAAAATTTGACAAGAGCATATTACCATTTATTACATTTGGCCACACTTTCCGTTTGTTTACATATTCCCTGCTGCAGTTgtgttattgttgttaatGTAAATATGCCGGAATTTGAGAACTTTAACGTGAAAACCACAATTGACTGCAAGCAAGGTGCAGTGCGAGCTGTGCGCTATAATGGTAAGTGGAGTTCTGTGCACAATTATTAAGCATTAACTCGTATTAATCTTTAGTTGATGGCACTTATTGCTTGAGCTGTGGATCTGACAAGAAGATAAAGCTATGGAATCCGGCATCGGGATTACTGCTTAAGACTTATGGTGGTCATGCGGATGAAGTCACCGATGCGGCGGTAAAGTTTTCTCACTTAGTATTATTCTTATTATTAGGTAATCCAATTTAGCAACTTGCAGGGAAGCTGTGATAGTAGCTATATAGTTTCCGCCAGCTTAGATAAAAGCATTATCTACTGGGACGTGTCCACGGGTGAGTTGTAATCATTTTCGCACTCACTTTCATAGCCCACCAATTATTGCTAATGTGTCTCTCCTATTTCAGGAGCTCCAGTACGGCGCCTGCGTAGCCATGCCGGAGGTGTTAGATGCGTCTGCTTCAACGAGGACTCCTCGATAGCCATTTCCGGGGGTCGGGATAATGCCGTGATGTGCTGGGACATTCGAACGCGTCGCCTCGATCCCGTGCAGGTGATGAAGGAGGCCCGGGACTGCATTACCACTGTGGCAACCAACGAGAATCGCATCTACGCCGCCTCCTTGGACGGATGTGTGAGGACCTACGATATACGGGTGGGCGAACTAACCTGCGACAAGGTTGGTGAACCCATCACTTATCTGGCGCAGACGCTCGACGAGCAATGTCTGGTGGCCGGCTGTCAGGATAGTGTGGTTCGACTGCTGGACTGTGAGACCGGGGGATTACTCTCCGAGTACCGAGGCCATCGCGGCGATGACTACCACATCGAGTGCGGAATACTGTCGAACGATGCCCATATAGTCACGGGCTCTAGTGATGGAGACGCCTTTGTTTACGACCTGCTGGAAGGGAAAGTACTGCAGCGCATTCGCATAAGTAAGGGAGTAAAGTTGAACTATATCATTAACTATATATTAACATATCGGTTTCCTTCGTCATGTATCCGACAGGTGATAATGGTGGCGTCGTCCACTCCTTAGCCACTCATCCCAAGCGACAGGAAATGCTTTTCGCCAGACGTCGGGACATGTATGTCTTCTCGACAGATTTGCAAATCGAAGAGGAGCAATTATAGGTCTCATAATGCTGTATAGTTTTAACAAAAGCTAGtgatataaataatatagTTATAAATTATAAAGACGCCTTCAGAAGCCCACCTTAAACTATCACGAAAATACccgccaaaataaaaatgtattgttTTGTTGagggaaaaaggaaaaaccatttatttgacataattttttgttttcatagAGCATGAATGTATGTAGTAATATGTGTTTGTTTTCGTATGATCTGGCTTATATATTCTTCACGATTCTTTTCCTTTAACTATGAACGGCCTGCATAATGTTTCCTTAATCAAATATTTCGAATGCGGACGAGCGGGCGAGCAGGCGTGGTTGACACAATGTAGCTGCCTACATGCATTGGCTGTATCCTTCATCATTCTCATAGTCTCTCTCCTTGTGGGAAAATGCGGGACGCCTAGCCGCGGTGCAGCGCTGCGCGAACAAGAGCTTCTTCAATTCGAATCGCGGGTCTCAACAGTGGCGCCCCAGCAGGGACACTTGGTGTCCTAGCTGGCAGCTATGAGACGTCTTGAACAAAACGTCAAGAAGAAACTGAAATTGCACAGCGCAGACGCAGCTTGGCGAAGGGAGACAGCTGCAGCATTGGCCTCTTGCTCACACGTGCGCATTCTTTTGTTGAAAGGGCAAGGGGAAGGGGTGGGTATGGAGGGGGGTACATGGGATCGAGGGACTCCTGGTTAAACTATCTGAACCTGTCGTACTTATGTTACTAAAGCATATTAAATATGTATGCAAAGTATTTGTTTATGGTAGTTTAGTAGTAATATTATGTAATGTTCCGTTACTTATGTTCGTATGTACGCTGCatgtattatttatatatgttgTGGTAGGTATGCGTaatttgtatataatttatattaatatatatatatatatttatataatagtTTATATAATAAACGATTTTCActtgctttttattttgttttcgttttgcattttttatctCTTCCTTTAGaatgttttaatgtttttgtttttattttcgttttttttgtttttttgttttcttgctTTGTTTAATGTTTACCACCTACGCTCATCACTCGCTTACATAATTagacttaaaattttttttacacAAATATATCAACAAAAACTCAATAAGTTCCATTCAAAAGTATATAAACGTACGCCTATGAACGTTAAAATTAAAGAtaagaaaaaataatttaaaaaaaggtAAAAATTAATGCGATGGTGTTTATAGAGTTCAAGGAATCATCAATTAAACATGCTTAAAGAATTTCGGCATCTCTCAAcgttcaaatattttttcgcGCTTTTCCAATGCATGCAATTCAAAAGAATtaaccaaacaaaattcaTAAATTGTATGTCTATTTgcgttcttttttttgtttcttttgtactctgttttgtttcggtttcgttttttgtcgttatgctgttgccgctgctctATTATGTTGTTCAAAATCAATTGCTCAGTTGTATTTCCTTAGTTAATTCTAGTTTCTTAACCAATAAATGAACAAATGGTATTTGTATTTTACTCTTTGCATTTAATTACAGTggctgtatgtatgtatgtattgtGGTTTGTTGGCGATTGAAGCTTGGAAAAGGAGGTCTGGTTTAGTTCGAAATTAAATCATAATTATcccaaaaatacaaaatttgtTTAGGTCTGCTTGCTATATCATACTttctttgttgtttgtttcgttCAACTCTTACTAATTTACATTCTTTTGCCTCTGCCTCTGTTTGGTAACAGTCTCTTTAACATttctgtggctgctgctgacgATGCTACTAGTTTTACTGCTTACAATAAGGTTACTATTCTTACTGTTACTGTTACGTTGCCGGGGGGAGGCAGCAAAATGATTTTGCTTAGTAAATTGTTGTTGAGTGGTTGCGGTTGCTTTTGTCGGTGTGGATGTTGTGTCCTGGCGAGCGCCTTTAATACTAGCCCGTGCTCCAGTTACAGCTCCTGCCCCACGCTGGGCGCCACATCTTCCTCCTGCTTTTACTCCAGCTCCATTATtgcccgatcccgatcccgatttGGGGCCATTGAATCAGGACGACGGCAATTGCTTGGCCACTATCACGCCCGGTCGGCACTGCTTCAAGGATGTGGTGATGGTCAGCTGCTGGGCACCACCGCTGCCATTGCTTCCAGTGATTATGGTGCCCGTCGATGTGCCCGCTGGCAAATGACTGCCGCTTCCATGACCGCCCGTTGTTTGCACCTTGAAGATCGCCGTCGGCGTGACCGTggtactgctgctgctcgtggAGACCAAACCGCCGGCATCCTTGGCCGTCTTGGCTGTGATGATCACCTGCTTGTTGCCGCCGCTCTTGAGTTGAAGGAAGGGTCGCAGCTCCGCCAGCGCCGCATGCTGCTTGCCCGTGGTGGTGAGGGCCAGCGGGGCATCCTGCGCCAGGCGATGGTGTTgcagctgctggtggtgcaCTCCAGAAATTTGGTGGTGATGCTGCTGGAGATTCTGCTGCTGGCCAAACTTTTCTTGGCCCCCACTGCCGTCCGCGAATAGGTGATCACCCTCCAGATGCCTGATGGCCTGGACAATGGTCTCCAGATTCTGGCGATGAGGATGCTGATAGTGGGTTGCGGTCTGCATCGACGGCAGATCGTGCTTCTCCGACTTGACCTTGACAATCTTCTCGTGGATGCGTTCCACCTCCACCTTGGGCGTGGCCTTGATGGCCGCCTGCAGAATTGGCTGAAGCATCGCAGCACTCGACGTGCATCCTTCGGCATAGGCTTTGGCAATTGCGTTCACGTTCACCTCGTTCTCGGACTCTGTGGAACTGTTCGACGACAGGATGACCTCCTCGTGCACCTGATCCTCGGTTATGATCTCGGCAGCGGCATCGGCCTCCAGTTCCTCAATGCTGGAGCATACGACCACCTGCTGCTGGCCAGTCATTTCATCGATTTCCACATATGAGACAGTGCCGCCAAGTTCCTCCAAATCCTCGCTGCGCACAAAGTTATCGGTGTGCTCGATGACCTCACGTGGAATGTAGGCGCCACTACTACCGCCGGATGCGGCGGCCACAGCGGTTCCGGGCGGTGCGGTTGCCACGCTGTACAGCTGCCGCTTGATCATCTGGAGCTCATCCTCGAGGAGTCGCCGCAGGCTGCGCTCCTTCTCCAACTGTTTCTTCGACTCATGCAGCTCCTTGGCCGCCAGAAGAGTAGCATTGCTCAGTTTGGTGGCCGCCGCTCCGCCGGCTGTCAGCAGAGTCATCGGCTCTGGAGACATCGATCCCAGACCTTCGTCGGAACTGTCGCTAATCGCCTGGATGTTGATCACGTTGTCAGTCAGCTTCCGCTTCTTGATGGCCACCGCCGTGGAATTGCCCCCGCTGGCATTGGAATCATTGTAGTTTCCGCCGGAGTTGGTACCACCACCATCGCCAGAACCTCCGGCCTCGTGCTCGCCCACCTGTCGCTTCAGTTCACTGTTCTGCGTCAGCAGCTGCGTCTTCTGATTCTCCAGCTCCACAATGTATTGGAAGGTCTGTTGCAGGATGGCCGCCTGGAAAGAATAAGGACGAAAGGATTAAATACCATGCTTAAGATGTACATGAATATGCAAGTTTTATGCAAGCAATTGGTTCCATTTTGGCTCAAATCTAAAAACTAACTTgcctttttaatttcattttcctttttttaattaaattaaaatatttattattgtagcTATGTTCTTGTTTATGGGTATCACGCAAATATGGTCATTAAGTTGGGCAAGTTATTAACCCCTAAATCAACCCTTCCTTCTTTTCGCTCCACAATAAAAGTCATTGAGAAGAAGACAAATGCATAGAGAATCTGCAATTGCGTGTGGGGAAAGAGGAGAAAATGAAGGAACCACACGAGGGGAGGAGAACGAAGGCGCAGCATAATTGCCGAGAGCAGACTTAATTGCAAGCACACAcaacacatacatacatatgtacataaatggACTGCCTTTTTGCTTTTGCATTTTCCCTTGGCCCTTCGTGTTTGCCTCTTTGCAATGTTTATAGTAAACAGTGTAGTAAAGCTGGGAACAACAAGCCTGCCTTATGAAAAAGGGTTAAGGAACTGGTGTCCTTCAAAATGCGCGCGCTCTTTCAATCACGCTTTGTGCAACACTGGCCAGAAAAAAAGCGTGGGAAGTAAAAGTAGTGAGGAAAAAGGAGGAGAAATGGGTATCGAAGATGCGAATTTGGCAAAGGAAGCAATGAAATATGTGTCTAAAAGCACAAATGGCTCAAAATTAActaaaatttgcaaaatattGACTGTAATTATTTAGGTGAAATggattaataaaataaattttctcCAAGAGCCACAATTGTGATTGACATTTCCATTATAATAGCAAAAAATTAgtttgacaaaaaaaaaaagaaaaagcttAAGTCCTGCGTTTGttcattttacttttttacAAATGCAATACTCATGGCAAAGGAATGCCTTTGCATTCTTCAGACTTTGATTAAAAAACCATAAATCTCTGCTTTAATGCAGTTCttttttcttgttgttgcttaAAACTTGTTTCGATTTCGGTTTGTTGTCGGAGGTCACTACTAAAAAGCAATAATAACAACTAAAAGATGGCCAagccaaacaacaacaataacaacaacattgGTTTGCCGGCATCGCACAGctgctctcgctctctctcccTCTGTTGTTGTTCTCTCACCGTATCTGTATGGTggaggggggtggggggtcTCCCCAGCAATTGCACACCATCTGTGcagttgatgttgttgttgttactcCGCTTCAGAGAGACGAGCGACGGAGAGAGCATGTTGTGTACAGTTTTCTCGggtttattattgttgtttccAGTAGTAGTAGTACCCAAGCGATTTTCAATCTTACACTCCCCATCCCGCCATATCTTTCGATATCTATTTCTATCGCCAGACGGCGGCATTGCAATGTCGTGCACATATCTTATAAGAAGAAATAAACAGCAGCCAGCGGCAACAGCGAGAATAAATCACACAGCATATTTAAGTTCTCTAGCTGTGTTTTTTGTTATTGCACACAAAGGTCGTTCATTGACTTGTCTATTGGAAATCGTTGCAGGCATGGGAACTATTGGAAAGATAAGAAGCGGCAGTAGATGTTGACGTTTTGTCTGATAAGCCCTTTTCctttaaaataaacaaaaagcgGGCGCATTGGTCGAGATATTAATGCATTGTATGTAAcaattatttgtttatagTTATGTCTGGTTAAGAAAACTACGGCATAAGCAACTTATCCAAGGGACTCAAAGTTAACCACTCCTTAATTTtgtcaacaaaaataaaaacatgtgTCTTTCtcatttaagtttaaaaaatctataactataatttaaatatagttTTCTTTTCATAAGTTACAAACAAAACACCATTTTATTCTTTGTTCGTTTCTTAATTTTCATCTATTTGCTGAGATAAATCTTGCAAATGCACTTGTTCCTTGATCCGATTGGGATAATAATTTGCTCTATATGGTCGTTTTTCCCATTCCCGCGTCATATGGTTCTCTATACCCCTCCCACTCGCTCACAATCGCTTTTACTAG
This genomic stretch from Drosophila mauritiana strain mau12 chromosome 2L, ASM438214v1, whole genome shotgun sequence harbors:
- the LOC117144313 gene encoding WD repeat domain-containing protein 83 isoform X1 is translated as MPEFENFNVKTTIDCKQGAVRAVRYNVDGTYCLSCGSDKKIKLWNPASGLLLKTYGGHADEVTDAAGSCDSSYIVSASLDKSIIYWDVSTGAPVRRLRSHAGGVRCVCFNEDSSIAISGGRDNAVMCWDIRTRRLDPVQVMKEARDCITTVATNENRIYAASLDGCVRTYDIRVGELTCDKVGEPITYLAQTLDEQCLVAGCQDSVVRLLDCETGGLLSEYRGHRGDDYHIECGILSNDAHIVTGSSDGDAFVYDLLEGKVLQRIRISDNGGVVHSLATHPKRQEMLFARRRDMYVFSTDLQIEEEQL
- the LOC117144313 gene encoding WD repeat domain-containing protein 83 isoform X2, yielding MVVMRMKSPMRRNLQGSCDSSYIVSASLDKSIIYWDVSTGAPVRRLRSHAGGVRCVCFNEDSSIAISGGRDNAVMCWDIRTRRLDPVQVMKEARDCITTVATNENRIYAASLDGCVRTYDIRVGELTCDKVGEPITYLAQTLDEQCLVAGCQDSVVRLLDCETGGLLSEYRGHRGDDYHIECGILSNDAHIVTGSSDGDAFVYDLLEGKVLQRIRISDNGGVVHSLATHPKRQEMLFARRRDMYVFSTDLQIEEEQL
- the LOC117144279 gene encoding uncharacterized protein LOC117144279, with protein sequence MSAVPVAIKTEEVILEHAEYNSAEELDEELQLQLEDSGGENYHIEYASESAHQGSQRRQSSMSGTNTSKGGGGGGSGALSDGDGSGKPLVDSEKRMRREIANSNERRRMQSINAGFQSLRSLLPRHEGEKLSKAAILQQTFQYIVELENQKTQLLTQNSELKRQVGEHEAGGSGDGGGTNSGGNYNDSNASGGNSTAVAIKKRKLTDNVINIQAISDSSDEGLGSMSPEPMTLLTAGGAAATKLSNATLLAAKELHESKKQLEKERSLRRLLEDELQMIKRQLYSVATAPPGTAVAAASGGSSGAYIPREVIEHTDNFVRSEDLEELGGTVSYVEIDEMTGQQQVVVCSSIEELEADAAAEIITEDQVHEEVILSSNSSTESENEVNVNAIAKAYAEGCTSSAAMLQPILQAAIKATPKVEVERIHEKIVKVKSEKHDLPSMQTATHYQHPHRQNLETIVQAIRHLEGDHLFADGSGGQEKFGQQQNLQQHHHQISGVHHQQLQHHRLAQDAPLALTTTGKQHAALAELRPFLQLKSGGNKQVIITAKTAKDAGGLVSTSSSSTTVTPTAIFKVQTTGGHGSGSHLPAGTSTGTIITGSNGSGGAQQLTITTSLKQCRPGVIVAKQLPSS